Proteins from a genomic interval of Schistocerca americana isolate TAMUIC-IGC-003095 unplaced genomic scaffold, iqSchAmer2.1 HiC_scaffold_1301, whole genome shotgun sequence:
- the LOC124564250 gene encoding repetin-like yields the protein MTAQLARTAQTERTAQLERTAQLERTAQLVRTAYLERTAHRERTAQLERTAQLERTAQLERTAHLERTAQLERTAQLERTAQLERTAQLERTAQLPRTAKLARKAKLARTARIAMTARLRGKHSLRGQHSLRGKHSLRRAAQFARTAQLARTAELARTAQLARTAQLTRTAQLARTAQLVRTAQLARTSQLARTVQLERTAQLERTAQLERTAQLEQTAQLEWTAQLEKTAQLEGTALLKRKALLGRKAQLARTAKLTRTAELARTARHARTARLARTAQLAKTAQLARTAQLARTAQLARKAQLARTAQLARNAQVARTAQLERTAQLDRTAQLERTAQLERKAQLERTAQLQRTAQLERTAQLERTAQLERAAELERAAQLEATAQLARTAQLARTAHFARTAQFARTAQLARTAQLARRERLARTAQVARTAQVARTAQLPRTAKLARTAQLVRTAQLARTAPLGGQHSLRGQHSLRGQHSLRGQHSLRGQLRLRGQLNLRGELNLSRLLNLRGKLNLRGQLKLREQLNLRGQLHLRGLHNLRRQHNLRGQQSLLGQQSLRGQNSLRGQHGFSQRLGGQLSLRGQQSLRGQHSLRGRHGLRGQHGLRGQHSLRGQHGLRGQHSLRGQHSLRGQLNLRGQLNLRGQLNLRGQLNLRVQLNLTAQFETTGQLERTAQLERTAQLERAAELERGAQLETTAQLAWTAQLARTAQLARTAQLARTAQLARTAQLPRTTQLARRERLVRTVQVARTAQVARTAQLPRTAQLARTAQLARTAQLARTAQLARTAQLARTAQLARTARLARKAQVAKTAQLERTAQLGRTAQLERTAQVERTAQLERTAQLERTAHLERTAQLARTAREDSSS from the exons atgacagcacagcttgcgaggacagctcaaactgagaggactgctcaacttgagaggacagctcaacttgagaggacagcacaacttgtgaggacagcataTCTAGAGAGGACTGCTCAtcgagagaggacagctcaacttgagaggacagctcaacttgagaggacagctcaacttgagaggacagctcatcttgagaggacagctcaacttgagaggacagctcaacttgagaggacagctcaacttgagaggacagcacaacttgagaggacagcacagcttccgaggacagcaaagcttgccaggaaagcaaagcttgcgaggacagcacggattgcgatgacagcacg cttgcgaggaaagcacagcttgcgaggacagcacagcttgcgaggaaagcacagcttacgaagggcagcacagtttgcgaggacagcacagcttgcgaggacagcagagcttgcaaggacagcacagcttgcgaggacagcacagctaacgaggacagcacagcttgcgaggacagcacagcttgtgaggacggcacagcttgcgaggacatcacagcttgcgaggacagttcaacttgagaggacagctcaacttgagaggacagctcagcttgagaggacagctcaacttgagcagacagctcaacttgagtggacagctcaacttgagaagacagctcaacttgaggggactgcactacttaagaggaaagcactacttgggaggaaagcacaacttgcgaggacagcaaagctgacgaggacagcagagcttgcaaggacagcacggcatgcgaggacagcacggcttgcacggacagcacagcttgcgaagacagcacagcttgcgaggacagcacagcttgcgaggacagcacagcttgcgaggaaagcacagcttgcgaggacagcacagcttgcgaggaatgcacaggttgcgaggacagctcagcttgagaggacagctcaacttgacaggacagctcaacttgagcggactgctcaacttgagaggaaagctcaacttgagaggacagctcaacttcagaggacagctcaacttgagaggacagctcaacttgagaggacagctcaacttgagagggcagctgaacttgagagggcagctcaacttgaggcgacagcacagcttgcgaggacagcacagcttgcgaggacagcacattttgcgaggacagcacagtttgcgaggacagcacagcttgcgaggacagcacagcttgcgaggagagaacggcttgcgaggacagcacaggttgcgaggacagcacaggttgcaaggacagcacagcttccaaggacagcaaagcttgcgaggacggcccagcttgtgaggacagcacagcttgcgaggacagcaccgctgggaggacagcacagcttgcgaggacagcacagcttgcgaggacagcacagcttgcgaggacagcacagcttgcgaggacagctcagattgagaggacagctcaacttgagaggagagctcaacttgagcagactgctcaacttgagaggaaagctcaacttgagaggacagctcaaattgagagaacagctcaacttgagaggacagctgcacttgagaggactgcacaacttgagaagacagcacaatttgcgaggacagcaaagcttgctaggacagcaaagtttgcgagggcagaacagcttgcgaggacagcacggcttctca cagaggttgggaggtcagctcagcttgcgtggacagcagagcttgcgaggacagcacagcttgcgaggacgacatggcttgcgaggacagcacggcttgcgaggacagcacagcttgcgaggacagcacggcttgcgaggacagcacagcttgcgaggacagcacagcttgcgaggacagctcaacttgagaggacagctcaacttgagaggacagctcaatttgagaggacagctcaacttgagagtacagctcaacttgacagctcaatttgagaccacaggtcaacttgagaggacagctcaacttgagaggacagctcaacttgagagggcagctgaacttgagaggggagctcaacttgagacgacagcacagcttgcgtggacagcacagcttgcgaggacagcacagcttgcgaggacagcacagcttgcgaggacagcacagcttgcgaggacagcacagcttccgaggacaacacagcttgcgaggagagaacggcttgttaggacagtacaggttgcgaggacagcacaggttgcgaggacagcacagcttccaaggacagcacagcttgcgaggacagcacagcttgcgaggacagcacagcttgcgaggacagcacagcttgcgaggacagcacagcttgcgaggacagcacagcttgcgaggacagcacggcttgcgaggaaagcacaggttgcgaagacagctcagcttgagaggacagctcaacttgggaggacagctcaacttgagcggacagctcaagtagagaggacagctcaacttgagaggacagctcaacttgagaggacagctcatcttgagaggacagctcaacttgcgaggacagctcgagaggacagctcatcttga